One Setaria viridis chromosome 3, Setaria_viridis_v4.0, whole genome shotgun sequence DNA window includes the following coding sequences:
- the LOC117847889 gene encoding uncharacterized protein: MRARRWSRAAVVACLVLLAAACAAEARAVPGAEGAGGKAAAAPDGGRRSAFDVVVVGLVSIGLGRRWRAGGDELVDEDKRRVPTGPNPLHNR; encoded by the coding sequence ATGAGGGCGAGGCGGTGGTCTCGCGCGGCGGTGGTCGCGTGCTTAGTGCTCCTCGCTGCCGCGTGCGCCGCCGAGGCGCGCGCGGTGCCCGGCGCGGAGGGAGCCGGCGGAAAGGCTGCCGCGGCCCCCgacggcgggaggcggagcgcgttcgacgtcgtcgtcgtcggcctcgTCAGCATCGGgctcggccggcggtggcgcgccggTGGCGACGAGCTGGTCGACGAGGACAAGCGCCGCGTGCCCACGGGGCCCAACCCGCTGCACAATAGATGA